One Hevea brasiliensis isolate MT/VB/25A 57/8 chromosome 5, ASM3005281v1, whole genome shotgun sequence genomic region harbors:
- the LOC110670272 gene encoding NADPH-dependent thioredoxin reductase 3 isoform X1, translating to MAATPKIRFGIGAVNPDRLAMTSTALSLPPHSLIFLRNGTVPSLRRSPRLNSFAPTHSTPLRVKASSAEPPPFPAKGVENVVIIGSGPAGYTAAIYAARANLKPVVFEGYQMGGVPGGQLMTTTEVENFPGFPEGITGPDLMDRMRRQAERWGAELFQEDVESVDVKNNPFTVKSSEREVKCHSLIYATGATAKRLRLPREDEFWSRGISACAICDGASPLFKGQVLAVVGGGDTATEEALYLTKYARHVHLLVRKDQLRASKAMQDRVFNNPNITVHFNTETVDVVSNTKGQMSGILTRKVDTGEESVLEAKGLFYGIGHLPNSQLLEGQVELDTAGYVFIKEGSAKTSVEGVFAAGDVQDHEWRQAITAAGSGCIAALSVERYLVSNDLLVEFHQPPTEEVKKELTDRDVQEGFDIMLTKHKGQYALRKLYHESPRLICVLYTSPTCGPCRTLKPILSKVIDEFDQNVHFVEIDIEEDPEIAEAAGIMGTPCVQFFKNKDMLRTVSGVKMKKEYREFIEANK from the exons ATGGCTGCGACTCCGAAGATAAGATTCGGAATCGGCGCCGTCAACCCGGACCGTCTCGCCATGACCTCCACCgctctctctcttcctcctcaCTCTCTCATCTTCCTCAGAAACGGCACCGTCCCTTCTCTCCGACGCTCTCCCCGTCTCAACTCGTTCGCTCCAACTCATTCAACTCCTCTTCGAGTCAAAGCTTCCTCCGCCGAGCCGCCCCCTTTCccag CCAAAGGGGTTGAGAATGTGGTAATTATAGGTTCAGGTCCTGCTGGATATACAGCCGCGATATATGCTGCACGTGCCAATTTGAAGCCTGTAGTGTTTGAGGGTTATCAAATGGGTGGTGTTCCTGGTGGACAGCTAATGACTACCACTGAAGTGGAGAACTTTCCAGGGTTTCCAGAAGGAATAACTGGTCCAGATTTGATGGATAG GATGCGACGGCAAGCGGAACGCTGGGGAGCTGAACTGTTCCAAGAAGATGTGGAATCTGTTGATGTTAAAAACAATCCTTTCACTGTGAAAAGTAGTGAACGAGAG GTTAAGTGCCACAGCCTCATTTATGCCACAGGAGCCACTGCAAAAAGGCTCAGGTTGCCTCGTGAAGATGAGTTTTGGAGTAGGGGAATTAGTGCTTGTGCAATTTGTGATGGAGCATCACCACTGTTCAAGGGTCAGGTTCTCGCTGTTGTTGGAGGTGGTGATACAGCTACAGAGGAAGCATTATACCTAACTAAATATGCCCGTCATGTTCATTTGCTTGTACGCAAGGATCAGCTTAGGGCATCTAAAGCAATGCAAGATAG AGTGTTCAACAATCCAAATATCACTGTACACTTCAATACAGAGACGGTGGATGTTGTTAGCAATACTAAAGGGCAGATGTCTGGTATTTTGACTAGAAAAGTTGATACTGGGGAAGAATCTGTACTTGAGGCAAAAGGCTTGTTCTATGGTATTGGTCATTTGCCTAATAGCCAGCTGTTGGAAGGCCAAGTTGAGCTTGACACTGCAGGCTATGTGTTTATTAAGGAAGGTTCTGCAAAAACTTCTGTTGAAGGCGTGTTTGCAGCTGGAGATGTACAG GACCATGAATGGAGGCAAGCCATAACTGCTGCTGGATCTGGATGTATTGCTGCTTTATCAGTTGAGAGATATCTTGTTAGCAATGATCTACTTGTAGAGTTCCATCAG CCTCCAACTGAGGAGGTTAAGAAGGAACTCACTGACAGAGATGTTCAAGAGGGCTTTGACATCATGTTGACCAAGCACAAGGGCCAG TATGCTCTACGAAAGTTGTACCATGAAAGTCCACGACTCATATGTGTGCTATATACGTCACCAACTTGTGGTCCATGTCGGACTTTGAAGCCAATTCTTAGCAAG GTGATTGATGAATTTGATCAAAATGTGCATTTTGTTGAAATTGATATTGAGGAAGATCCAGAAATAGCAGAAGCAGCTGGAATTATGGGTACACCATGTGTGCAGTTCTTCAAGAACAAGGATATGCTCAG GACTGTATCAGGAGTTAAAATGAAGAAAGAGTACAGAGAATTCATTGAAGCTAATAAATGA
- the LOC110670272 gene encoding NADPH-dependent thioredoxin reductase 3 isoform X2 has translation MAATPKIRFGIGAVNPDRLAMTSTALSLPPHSLIFLRNGTVPSLRRSPRLNSFAPTHSTPLRVKASSAEPPPFPAKGVENVVIIGSGPAGYTAAIYAARANLKPVVFEGYQMGGVPGGQLMTTTEVENFPGFPEGITGPDLMDRMRRQAERWGAELFQEDVESVDVKNNPFTVKSSEREVKCHSLIYATGATAKRLRLPREDEFWSRGISACAICDGASPLFKGQVLAVVGGGDTATEEALYLTKYARHVHLLVRKDQLRASKAMQDRVFNNPNITVHFNTETVDVVSNTKGQMSGILTRKVDTGEESVLEAKGLFYGIGHLPNSQLLEGQVELDTAGYVFIKEGSAKTSVEGVFAAGDVQVIDEFDQNVHFVEIDIEEDPEIAEAAGIMGTPCVQFFKNKDMLRTVSGVKMKKEYREFIEANK, from the exons ATGGCTGCGACTCCGAAGATAAGATTCGGAATCGGCGCCGTCAACCCGGACCGTCTCGCCATGACCTCCACCgctctctctcttcctcctcaCTCTCTCATCTTCCTCAGAAACGGCACCGTCCCTTCTCTCCGACGCTCTCCCCGTCTCAACTCGTTCGCTCCAACTCATTCAACTCCTCTTCGAGTCAAAGCTTCCTCCGCCGAGCCGCCCCCTTTCccag CCAAAGGGGTTGAGAATGTGGTAATTATAGGTTCAGGTCCTGCTGGATATACAGCCGCGATATATGCTGCACGTGCCAATTTGAAGCCTGTAGTGTTTGAGGGTTATCAAATGGGTGGTGTTCCTGGTGGACAGCTAATGACTACCACTGAAGTGGAGAACTTTCCAGGGTTTCCAGAAGGAATAACTGGTCCAGATTTGATGGATAG GATGCGACGGCAAGCGGAACGCTGGGGAGCTGAACTGTTCCAAGAAGATGTGGAATCTGTTGATGTTAAAAACAATCCTTTCACTGTGAAAAGTAGTGAACGAGAG GTTAAGTGCCACAGCCTCATTTATGCCACAGGAGCCACTGCAAAAAGGCTCAGGTTGCCTCGTGAAGATGAGTTTTGGAGTAGGGGAATTAGTGCTTGTGCAATTTGTGATGGAGCATCACCACTGTTCAAGGGTCAGGTTCTCGCTGTTGTTGGAGGTGGTGATACAGCTACAGAGGAAGCATTATACCTAACTAAATATGCCCGTCATGTTCATTTGCTTGTACGCAAGGATCAGCTTAGGGCATCTAAAGCAATGCAAGATAG AGTGTTCAACAATCCAAATATCACTGTACACTTCAATACAGAGACGGTGGATGTTGTTAGCAATACTAAAGGGCAGATGTCTGGTATTTTGACTAGAAAAGTTGATACTGGGGAAGAATCTGTACTTGAGGCAAAAGGCTTGTTCTATGGTATTGGTCATTTGCCTAATAGCCAGCTGTTGGAAGGCCAAGTTGAGCTTGACACTGCAGGCTATGTGTTTATTAAGGAAGGTTCTGCAAAAACTTCTGTTGAAGGCGTGTTTGCAGCTGGAGATGTACAG GTGATTGATGAATTTGATCAAAATGTGCATTTTGTTGAAATTGATATTGAGGAAGATCCAGAAATAGCAGAAGCAGCTGGAATTATGGGTACACCATGTGTGCAGTTCTTCAAGAACAAGGATATGCTCAG GACTGTATCAGGAGTTAAAATGAAGAAAGAGTACAGAGAATTCATTGAAGCTAATAAATGA